One genomic segment of Brassica napus cultivar Da-Ae chromosome A3, Da-Ae, whole genome shotgun sequence includes these proteins:
- the LOC106385022 gene encoding uncharacterized protein LOC106385022, with product MAKSVATATSSLVQTLRRYIKKPWEITGPCAHPEYLESVPKATEYRIRCPATIDQEAIVPTSDPETVYNIVYHGRDQRRNRPPIRRYLLKKEDVVEMMSEKKAFEETDFPRVYLTTTVEEDENARGGGYE from the coding sequence ATGGCGAAATCAGTAGCGACGGCGACTTCTTCCCTCGTGCAAACCCTCAGGCGGTACATCAAGAAGCCGTGGGAGATAACCGGACCGTGCGCTCACCCGGAGTACCTCGAATCCGTTCCGAAGGCGACGGAGTATCGGATCCGATGCCCCGCCACGATCGATCAAGAGGCAATCGTGCCGACCTCGGATCCCGAGACGGTGTACAACATCGTGTACCACGGTAGAGATCAGCGGCGTAACCGTCCGCCGATCAGGCGTTATCTGCTGAAGAAGGAGGACGTGGTGGAGATGATGAGTGAGAAGAAGGCGTTCGAGGAGACGGACTTCCCTAGGGTTTACTTGACGACCACTGTGGAGGAGGATGAGAACGCACGTGGCGGAGGCTACGAGTAG
- the LOC106385021 gene encoding uncharacterized protein LOC106385021 — protein MAANSICSSLSVHSMANKKPSPSATRTITSKKSTTSGQVKLLTRVEQLKLLTKAEKAGLLSLAEKSGFSLSTIERLGLLTKAEEFGVLSAATNPETPGTLFTLSLGLLLLGPVFVYLVPEDYSWQVVVQLVVALVSVLGGSAAFAASGFVSNLQKSD, from the exons ATGGCGGCTAATTCAATATGTTCGTCTTTATCAGTGCACTCCATGGCGAATAAGAAGCCTTCACCTTCTGCAACAAGAACCATAACCTCAAAGAAG agCACAACAAGTGGACAGGTGAAGCTGCTGACAAGAGTCGAGCAGCTCAAGCTTCTGACCAAAGCCGAAAAGGCTGGACTTTTATCCTTAGCCGAGAAATCAGGTTTCTCTCTATCCACCATCGAGCGTCTTGGCCTCCTCACCAAAGCAGAGGAGTTCGGCGTTTTGTCCGCCGCTACTAACCCGGAAACGCCTGGAACGTTATTCACCCTGAGCCTCGGTTTACTCCTTCTCGGACCGGTTTTCGTCTACTTGGTCCCTGAGGATTACTCTTGGCAAGTGGTGGTTCAGCTCGTCGTGGCTCTCGTCTCCGTTCTCGGTGGCTCGGCTGCTTTCGCTGCTTCCGGTTTTGTCTCCAATTTGCAGAAATCTGATTAG
- the LOC106365940 gene encoding replication protein A 70 kDa DNA-binding subunit B-like, with translation MENSVTQDGIASVLSLDSSSVQPQIVVQLVDLKPVGNRYTFNANDGKTKIKAMLPATLTSEIVSGKIQNLGLIRLLDYTPNDIPGKSGEKYLLVTKCEAVASALDSEIKTKASTGIMLKPKQEFVAKSASQIINEQRGNAAPAARMAMTRRVHPLVSLNPYQGSWTIKVRVTNKGILRTYKNARGEGCVFNVELTDEEGTQIQATMFNAAAKKFYDTFQKGKVYYISRGSLKLANKQFKTVQNDYEMTLNEYSDVEEAGSEEMFIPETKFNFVPIDELGPYVNQKELVDVIGVVQSVSPTMSIRRKSDNEMIPKRDIVLADETKKTVVVSLWNDLATDLGQELLDMADKYPVIAIKSLKVGDFQGVSLSTISKSDVVVNPDIPEATKLKSWYDSEGKEMSMSAIGSGMSPSANNGSRSMYSDRVCLSHFTTNPSLGEDKPVFFSTRAYISFIKPDQAMWYRACKTCNKKVTEAMDSGYWCEGCQKKDEECSLRYIMAVKVSDSTGEAWFSAFNDEAEKMIGCTADELNVLKSEEGEGNEFQTKLKEATWSSHLFRVSVSQQEYNSEKRQRITVRGVAPVDFAAETRLLLQDISKNKKTSQ, from the exons atggagaacTCAGTGACCCAAGATGGTATCGCGTCAGTATTATCCCTCGATTCCTCCTCGGTTCAACCTCAGATCGTCGTCCAACTCGTGGATCTTAAACCCGTTGGAAATCGATACAC GTTTAATGCTAATGATGGAAAGaccaagatcaaagcaatgttGCCTGCGACTTTAACGTCTGAGATCGTCTCTGGAAAAATCCAGAATCTTGGTCTGATTCGTCTTCTTGATTATACACCCAACGATATTCCAGGCAAATCTGGAGAAAA ATATTTGCTTGTGACCAAATGCGAGGCTGTTGCGTCTGCACTTGACTCAGAGATAAAGACTAAAGCTTCTACGGGTATAATGTTGAAACCGAAGCAGGAGTTTGTCGCCAAGTCAGCTTCACAGATAATCAATGAGCAGAGGGGAAA cgctgCACCAGCTGCAAGAATGGCTATGACCAGGAGGGTCCATCCCCTTGTGTCCTTGAACCCTTACCAAGGAAGTTGGACTATTAAAGTCCGTGTTACTAACAAAGGAATCTTGAGAACTTACAAAAACGCTAGGGGAGAAGGGTGTGTCTTCAATGTGGAACTCACTGACGAGGAA GGAACGCAGATTCAGGCGACGATGTTTAACGCAGCTGCAAAGAAGTTTTACGACACATTCCAGAAGGGAAAGGTCTATTACATATCGAGGGGGTCGCTTAAGCTTGCTAACAAGCAGTTCAAGACGGTTCAGAACGACTATGAGATGACTCTGAATGAGTACTCAGACGTTGAAGAAGCTGGGAGCGAAGAAATGTTTATCCCTGAGACAAAATTCAACTTTGTCCCCATTGATGAGCTGGGTCCATACGTGAATCAGAAGGAGCTTGTTG ATGTTATCGGTGTTGTCCAAAGTGTTTCTCCTACCATGAGCATTAGAAGAAAGAGTGACAATGAGATGATCCCAAAGAGGGATATAGTTTTAGCTGATGAGACGAAGAAAACCGTTGTGGTGTCCCTTTGGAACGATCTAGCTACTGACTTAGGACAAGAGCTTCTAGACATGGCTGATAAGTACCCTGTTATTGCGATCAAGTCTCTCAAAGTTGGAGATTTTCAAG GTGTTTCACTCTCCACTATCAGCAAAAGCGACGTGGTGGTAAATCCTGATATACCAGAAGCTACAAAGTTGAAATCTTGGTATGACTCTGAAGGTAAAGAGATGTCTATGTCTGCTATTGGCTCTGGGATGAGCCCTTCTGCCAATAATGGATCAAGATCCATGTATTCTGACAGAGTCTGTCTCTCTCACTTCACAACCAACCCCTCTTTAGGCGAGGACAAG CCTGTATTCTTCAGTACTAGAGCTTACATAAGCTTCATCAAGCCGGACCAGGCAATGTGGTACCGTGCTTGCAAGACATGCAACAAGAAAGTGACTGAAGCGATGGACTCTGGTTATTGGTGTGAAGGTTGTCAGAAAAAGGATGAAGAGTGCAGTTTAAG GTACATAATGGCGGTGAAAGTCTCTGATTCAACTGGTGAAGCCTGGTTTTCTGCATTCAATGACGAAGCAGAGAAGATGATTGGATGCACAGCTGATGAACTCAATGTTCTAAAATCAGAG GAAGGGGAAGGGAATGAGTTTCAGACAAAACTGAAAGAAGCTACTTGGTCGTCTCATCTCTTCCGTGTTAGTGTTTCTCAACAAGAGTATAACAGTGAGAAGAGACAGAGGATAACTGTAAGAGGTGTCGCTCCGGTTGATTTTGCTGCTGAGACAAGATTATTGCTCCAAGACATTTCCAAGAACAAGAAGACATCTCAATAA
- the LOC106385012 gene encoding SNAP25 homologous protein SNAP33-like, producing the protein MFGLKQPKPAGSGPSGSNPFDSDDDTLKPSNRINPEPSLAAKNLSLNSFDDDDCDEKRFTTSSKPSLDLDAKSRYRNGFRDSGGVENQSVQELESYAVYKSQETTKTVQGCLKVAEEIRSDAARTLVMLNEQGEKITRTHHKTVDIDHDLSRGEKLLGSLAGIFSPTWKPKKTRSITGPVITKGESPKRRVNHLETREKLGLNHLPKPQSRTHEPLPESANAYQKLEMEKAKQDDGLADLSDLLSELKNMAVDMGTEIERQNNGLDHLQDDVDELNFRVKQSNQRARRLLRK; encoded by the exons ATGTTTGGTTTGAAGCAACCAAAGCCGGCTGGTTCTGGGCCTTCTGGCTCGAATCCTTTTGATTCGGATGATGACACCTTAAAGCCATCAAATAGGATTAACCCTGAACCTTCTCTAGCCGCTAAGAATCTCAGCTTAAACtcttttgatgatgatgattgtgATGAGAAGAGATTCACTACTTCTTCTAAACCCTCTTTGGATCTGGATGCAAAGAGCCGGTACAGGAACGGTTTTCGTGATTCTGGAGGTGTTGAGAACCAGAGTGTTCAGGAACTTGAGAGCTATGCTGTGTACAAGTCTCAGGAAACAACCAAAACCGTACAAGGGTGTCTGAAAGTAGCAGAGGAGATCAGATCAGATGCTGCCAGGACTCTGGTCATGTTGAATGAGCAAGGAGAGAAGATCACAAGGACGCACCACAAGACTGTTGACATCGATCATGATCTCAGTCGG GGTGAGAAACTTCTTGGAAGCCTCGCTGGCATTTTTTCACCGACTTGGAAGCCAAAGAAGACTCGTTCCATAACTGGTCCTGTTATAACTAAAG GTGAATCACCCAAGAGGAGAGTTAACCACTTGGAAACCAGAGAGAAGCTGGGGTTGAACCATTTGCCCAAACCACAATCAAGAACCCATGAACCGCTCCCTGAATCCGCTAATGCCTATCAGAAACTAGAG ATGGAGAAAGCAAAGCAGGACGATGGACTTGCAGATTTGAGTGATCTACTCAGCGAACTGAAGAACATGGCTGTTGATATGGGAACTGAAATCGAAAG GCAAAACAATGGACTTGATCATCTTCAAGACGATGTCGACGAGCTTAACTTCAGAGTGAAACAATCTAACCAACGAGCTCGCCGTTTACTCCGGAAGTAA
- the LOC106385014 gene encoding plant intracellular Ras-group-related LRR protein 7-like — MGCCASNPGGGSKASRVKRWRSTGIIGLRDSKLKTFPDVVIDMERAVRTLDLTHNKISDVPGEISKLINMQRLLIADNLIERLPGNLGKLQSLKVLMLDGNRISCLPDELGQLIRLEQLSISRNMLIYLPDTIGSLRNLVLLNVSNNRLKSLPESLGSCASLEEIQANDNVVEELPESLCNLMQLKSLCLDDNQVKQIPDGLLRDCKSLQNLSLHNNPISMDEFQLMEGYEEFEERRKKKFDKQIDSNVMISSKGLDVGVDK, encoded by the exons ATGGGGTGTTGCGCGAGCAATCCAGGAGGAGGTTCAAAGGCTAGTCGGGTAAAGCGGTGGCGATCCACCGGCATTATTGGCCTCCGCGACTCCAAACTCAAG ACATTTCCTGATGTAGTGATTGACATGGAGAGAGCAGTGCGGACACTCGATCTAACACACAACAAGATCT CTGATGTTCCTGGAGAGATCAGCAAGTTGATCAATATGCAGCGTCTG TTAATAGCTGATAATCTAATTGAGCGACTTCCCGGGAATCTTGGGAAGCTTCAGTCTCTCAAAGTTTTGATGCTTGATGGCAACCGCATCAGCTGTTTGCCTGACGAAT tggGTCAGTTGATAAGGCTTGAGCAACTATCAATCTCAAGGAATATGCTCATATACTTGCCAGATACTATTGGTAGTCTTcgcaat CTAGTGCTGTTGAATGTCTCAAATAACAGATTGAAATCCCTTCCAGAATCACTAGGGAGCTGTGCTTCTTTAGAAGAAATACAAGCTAATG ATAACGTTGTTGAAGAGCTCCCTGAATCACTCTGCAATCTGATGCAGTTAAAGTCGCTTTGCTTAGACGATAATCAAGTGAAGCAG ATTCCAGATGGATTGCTGAGAGATTGTAAGAGTCTGCAAAATCTTTCCCTCCATAACAATCCTATATCCATGGATGAGTTTCAGCTG ATGGAAGGATACGAAGAATTTGaagagaggagaaagaagaaattTGATAAGCAAATAGATTCGAATGTGATGATCAGCTCTAAAGGACTCGATGTAGGGGTTGATAAATGA
- the LOC106385011 gene encoding uncharacterized acetyltransferase At3g50280-like, translating into MKEAKMVSYSSSSSSSEIKIISECFIKPKALPEKSNEPYHLSPLDHLMLSFQYIQKGLLFLKPSTPSDDATKPKDFMETLLKRLKDSLATTLVHFYPLAGRLSTLNTDNPRSYSVFVDCNKGPGAGFIHAKSELTVADMVGSNYVPLVVQSFFDHHKAVDVDGQTLSVFSVKVTELVDGVFIGLSMNHSVGDGSTFWNFFNSLSEIFNSQQEDETKDLFCLKNPPIFREESGPMCRLPYSPLDASITLSETPVLKERMFHFSSETLRSLKSKANKDCGETTMISSLQSLTAFIWRSITRARSLSNDQETTCRFAVGTRTRTDPPLPTNHFGVYTSLASTTAKTGDLLENGLGWAASKLHQAVTEQNGEKIASELDHWLKAPFVLQPDQLSEPNLVHMGSSPRFDKYGSEFGMGKAVAVRSGYNSKHDGKVSAYPGREGGGSIDLEVCLLPEFMEALESDQEFMSLVSSSQN; encoded by the coding sequence atGAAAGAAGCAAAAATGGTTTcatattcatcatcttcttcttcatctgaaATCAAGATTATCTCAGAATGCTTCATCAAACCCAAAGCCCTCCCTGAAAAATCAAATGAGCCATACCATTTATCACCACTAGACCATCTGATGCTCTCCTTCCAATACATCCAAAAGGGTCTTCTCTTTCTCAAACCATCAACACCATCTGATGATGCAACCAAACCAAAAGACTTCATGGAGACTTTGCTGAAAAGGCTAAAAGACTCTCTAGCAACAACACTTGTCCACTTCTACCCTCTCGCAGGTCGTCTCTCGACCTTGAACACAGACAATCCAAGATCTTACTCGGTGTTTGTGGAttgtaacaaaggtcctggagcTGGATTTATCCATGCCAAATCAGAACTAACTGTAGCAGACATGGTTGGGTCCAACTACGTTCCTTTGGTTGTTCAATCTTTCTTTGACCATCACAAAGCAGTCGATGTCGATGGTCAAACCTTAAGTGTCTTCTCGGTCAAGGTAACAGAGCTGGTGGATGGAGTGTTCATAGGATTGTCTATGAATCATTCAGTTGGGGATGGAAGTACCTTCTGGAACTTTTTCAACTCTTTGTCAGAGATCTTCAACTCACAACAAGAAGATGAAACCAAGGATTTGTTCTGTCTCAAGAATCCTCCAATCTTTCGTGAAGAGTCTGGTCCTATGTGCAGGCTTCCTTACAGTCCACTTGATGCGTCCATTACTCTATCCGAAACTCCGGTTTTGAAAGAGAGAATGTTCCATTTCTCATCAGAAACACTGAGATCACTGAAGTCAAAGGCCAATAAAGATTGTGGAGAAACAACAATGATCTCTTCGTTGCAGTCACTAACCGCATTTATATGGAGAAGCATTACAAGAGCAAGGAGCTTATCAAATGATCAAGAAACCACTTGCAGGTTTGCTGTAGGAACTAGAACAAGAACGGATCCACCATTGCCGACGAATCACTTTGGGGTTTACACCTCTCTTGCAAGCACCACTGCCAAAACAGGCGACCTGTTGGAGAATGGGTTGGGATGGGCTGCTTCAAAGCTGCACCAAGCTGTAACCGAACAAAATGGAGAGAAGATAGCTTCCGAACTTGATCATTGGTTGAAGGCTCCTTTTGTTTTGCAACCAGATCAGCTTTCGGAACCGAACCTTGTTCACATGGGAAGCTCACCGAGGTTTGACAAGTACGGAAGCGAGTTTGGGATGGGGAAAGCTGTTGCGGTTAGAAGCGGTTATAACAGCAAGCATGACGGGAAGGTGTCAGCTTACCCTGGgagagaaggaggaggaagcatagaTTTGGAAGTCTGTCTTTTGCCAGAGTTTATGGAAGCTCTGGAATCAGATCAAGAGTTCATGTCTCTTGTCTCTTCTTCCCAGAACTAA
- the LOC125593048 gene encoding mitochondrial import receptor subunit TOM5 homolog yields MAKSVISMDQLKALWHSEVHDERKWAANMKLVRALGVFAGGIFLMRNFGDLMAV; encoded by the exons ATGGCGAAGAGTGTGATCTCAATGGACCAGCTGAAAGCTTTGTGGCACTCTGAGGTTCACGACGAACGAAAGTGGGCTGCTAACATG AAACTTGTGAGAGCACTTGGGGTGTTTGCAGGAGGAATCTTCCTCATGCGTAACTTTGGTGATCTCATGGCTGTCTGA
- the LOC106385013 gene encoding shootin-1: MSSSSGSFSGRSSSSSACSSSRGDSEISFDAADELLQFGSRRMELRKEKDLLRKSKPHSIELVRRLELHSKSLSESRLEDTARLRTMEIELLNCYKEIGYLRDQLIFKSKEVSYLNEHVRNLESKLAESGDFEEEVKFLREELCLSKSEHLLLLQELGSKETELQCSSLSVEKLEETISSLTLESLCEIESMKLDITALEQALVDAMRIQEESIQEKDQLRGVIEEVQFQSREVQEKAKSFEKLNEELRERIATSEKSINEFFISTKERLESEDEQQPLNAECFFAELSHVFPLSSEVRECFDAIIKKLELSGNATLIDKMEGMRKQIQLQEDLVKRLKEELKQEKLEAKEEAEDLTQEMAELRYKMTCLVDEERKRRVCVEQASLQRIAELEAQIKRERQTKRSSTDMLPLSGL; the protein is encoded by the exons ATGTCGAGTAGCTCGGGAAGTTTCTCAGGAAGGAGTAGTAGCAGCTCGGCGTGTAGTAGTTCCAGAGGTGATAGTGAAATCTCCTTTGACGCTGCTGATGAGCTTCTCCAGTTTGGTTCCAGACGCATGGAG CTAAGGAAAGAAAAGGACTTGCTGAGAAAATCGAAACCTCATAGTATTGAACTAGTCAGA AGATTGGAACTCCACTCAAAGTCATTATCTGAATCTCGCCTAGAAGACACAGCAAGACTTCGTACCATGGAGATAGAGTTGTTGAATTGCTATAAAGAGATTG GTTACTTGCGAGATCAACTGATTTTTAAAAGCAAGGAAGTGAGTTACCTCAACGAACATGTGCGCAATCTTGAATCCAAATTGGCGGAATCAGGGGACTTTGAAGAAGAAGTTAAATTCTTGAGAGAGGAGTTGTGTTTGTCTAAATCCGAGCATTTGTTGCTGTTGCAAGAACTGGGGAGCAAAGAGACAGAGCTACAGTGTTCGTCTCTTTCTGTGGAGAAACTGGAGGAGACCATCTCGTCCTTAACGTTGGAGTCCTTGTGTGAAATAGAGAGCATGAAGCTTGATATAACAGCGTTGGAGCAAGCACTCGTTGATGCGATGAGAATCCAAGAGGAAAGCATCCAAGAGAAAGATCAGTTGAGAGGAGTAATCGAAGAGGTTCAGTTTCAGTCTCGAGAGGTGCAAGAGAAGGCGAAGTCCTTTGAGAAGCTAAACGAAGAGCTGAGGGAGAGAATTGCCACCTCTGAGAAGAGCATCAACGAGTTTTTTATAAGTACTAAGGAACGGTTAGAAAGTGAAGACGAACAACAACCTCTAAATGCAGAGTGCTTCTTCGCTGAATTGAGCCATGTGTTTCCATTGTCCAGTGAAGTTCG AGAATGTTTCGATGCAATCATCAAGAAACTAGAACTTTCCGGGAATGCAACTTTGATCGATAAAATGGAGGGTATGAGGAAACAGATACAGCTGCAGGAAGATCTTGTGAAGCGGCTCAAG GAGGAATTGAAACAGGAGAAACTGGAGGCGAAGGAAGAAGCGGAAGACCTTACGCAAGAAATGGCTGAACTAAGGTATAAGATGACATGTTTGGTCGACGAAGAACGCAAACGCCGTGTGTGCGTAGAGCAAGCGTCATTACAGAGAATCGCAGAACTAGAAGCACAG atcaagagagagagacaaacaaAGCGCTCTTCCACTGATATGCTGCCTCTTTCCGGGTTATGA
- the LOC106385015 gene encoding diacylglycerol kinase 1-like produces the protein MEDDGEIGMFSKNPFETVESRGFIFTCFVAALVGILTIAYTASQWRRNINLSWTKAIARSKKNPKARHKTPVAPHSWERDSVSRAKNLNCSVCLKSMSPSQTVVASESVIHRCTVCGAAAHFSCSSSAPKDCKCVSMVGYEHVVHQWSVRWTEGADQSDESSFCSYCDESCSSSFLGGSPVWCCLWCQRLVHVDCHSNMSNETGDVCDLGPLRRLVLCPLYVKELTRNPSGGFLSTITHGANELASTVRASIRIQSKKYKQGNETSAESGNSGSNGDESTESTADTGPAVVNGNHAALENSSSVVNGGSSQGDSDSSGKLEKKPSVKRSGSFGKKDEYQGLRSKLKYELADLPPDARPLLVFINKKSGAQRGDSLRQRLNLLLNPVQVCELSSVQGPEVGLFLFRKVPHFRVLVCGGDGTAGWVLDAIDKQNFVSPPAVAILPAGTGNDLARILNWGGGLGSVERQGGLSTVLQNIEHAAVTVLDRWKVSILNQQGKQLQPPKYMNNYIGVGCDAKVALDIHNLREENPERFYSQFMNKVLYAREGARSIMDRTFEDFPWQVRVEVDGVDIEVPEDAEGVLVANIGSYMGGVDLWQNEDETYENFDPQSIHDKVVEVVSISGTWHLGKLQVGLSQARRLAQGQSVKIQLCAPLPVQIDGEPWSQQPCTLTISHHGQAFMLKRAAEEPLGHAAAIITDVLENAETNQVINASQKRALLQEMAVRLT, from the exons ATGGAGGACGATGGAGAAATTGGGATGTTCAGCAAGAATCCATTTGAAACGGTTGAGTCTCGCGGGTTCATCTTCACTTGCTTTGTTGCTGCCCTTGTTGGTATTCTCACCATAGCCTACACTGCTTCTCAGTGGCGAAGGAATATCAACTTGAGCTGGACAAAAGCCATCGCCAGGTCGAAGAAAAACCCAAAGGCACGGCACAAGACTCCTGTCGCCCCGCATAGCTGGGAGCGCGACTCTGTATCCCGTGCCAAGAACTTGAACTGCTCTGTGTGCTTGAAGTCCATGTCGCCGTCTCAGACAGTTGTAGCCTCTGAAAGTGTTATCCACAGGTGCACCGTCTGTGGAGCGGCAGCTCATTTTAGTTGCTCTTCAAGTGCGCCTAAAGATTGCAAATGCGTCTCCATGGTTGGATACGAGCATGTGGTGCACCAGTGGTCAGTGCGGTGGACGGAAGGTGCTGATCAGTCTGATGAATCCTCGTTTTGCAGCTACTGTGACGAGTCGTGCAGTAGCTCCTTTCTTGGGGGTTCTCCTGTATGGTGCTGCTTATGGTGTCAACGTCTTGTCCATGTCGACTGTCACAGTAATATGTCAAATGAAACAGGTGACGTTTGTGATCTAGGCCCTCttaggaggttagttttgtgccCTCTCTACGTTAAGGAACTGACACGGAATCCCTCTGGAGGGTTTTTGAGCACGATCACGCATGGTGCAAACGAACTCGCATCTACGGTGCGTGCCAGTATCAGGATTCAAAGCAAAAAATACAAGCAAGGTAATGAAACTTCGGCTGAGTCAGGTAATAGTGGTAGCAACGGTGATGAATCGACGGAAAGCACAGCTGATACAGGTCCGGCTGTTGTTAATGGCAACCATGCCGCGTTGGAAAACTCAAGCAGCGTTGTGAATGGAGGTTCCTCCCAAGGGGATAGCGATAGCAGTGGCAAGCTGGAGAAGAAGCCTAGTGTTAAAAGAAGCGGGTCTTTTGGTAAAAAAGATGAATATCAGGGACTAAGGTCGAAGCTTAAGTATGAGCTTGCTGATTTGCCTCCAGACGCAAGACCGTTGTTGGTTTTCATTAACAAAAAGAGTGGTGCTCAACGAGGTGATTCTCTTCGGCAGCGTCTTAATCTTCTTCTAAATCCCGTGCAG GTGTGTGAATTGAGTTCAGTGCAGGGACCAGAAGTGGGACTTTTCCTCTTCAGGAAGGTTCCTCACTTTAGAGTTCTTGTTTGTGGTGGAGACGGCACTGCTGGTTGGGTATTGGATGCCATAGACAAACAGAATTTCGTCTCTCCTCCTGCGGTTGCTATCCTTCCTGCTGGAACCGGGAATGATCTAGCCCGGATATTGAACTGGGGTGGTGGTTTGGGTTCTGTTGAGAGACAAGGAGGCTTATCTACAGTATTACAGAACATAGAGCATGCTGCAGTCACTGTCCTTGATCGTTGGAAAGTATCGATTCTGAATCAACAAGGAAAACAACTCCAGCCGCCAAAATATATGAACAATTATATAG GGGTTGGGTGTGATGCGAAGGTAGCCCTTGATATTCATAATCTACGGGAGGAGAATCCAGAGAGATTTTATAGCCAG TTTATGAACAAAGTCCTATACGCTAGAGAAGGTGCAAGGAGTATAATGGACAGAACATTCGAAGATTTCCCTTGGCAAGTTCGAGTTGAGGTGGATGGTGTTGACATCGAGGTTCCTGAG GATGCGGAAGGAGTACTTGTTGCAAACATCGGAAGTTACATGGGAGGTGTGGATTTATGGCAGAATGAAGATgaaacatatgaaaactttgATCCGCAATCTATCCACGACAAGGTAGTAGAAGTCGTGAGTATATCTGGAACGTGGCACCTTGGAAAACTCCAG GTTGGCTTATCTCAAGCAAGAAGGTTAGCTCAGGGGCAATCAGTTAAGATACAACTTTGTGCGCCGTTGCCTGTGCAAATCGATGGAGAACCTTGGTCTCAACAACCATGTACCTTAACCATATCGCACCATGGCCAG GCTTTCATGCTAAAAAGAGCAGCGGAGGAGCCACTGGGTCACGCAGCGGCTATAATCACAGATGTTCTAGAGAATGCAGAAACAAATCAAGTGATCAACGCTTCACAGAAACGAGCTCTGCTTCAAGAAATGGCTGTAAGGTTAACTTAA